The Rhododendron vialii isolate Sample 1 chromosome 8a, ASM3025357v1 genome has a window encoding:
- the LOC131298706 gene encoding E3 ubiquitin-protein ligase RING1-like, which translates to MPRHTHWSIEETYRYFCEERPLPCDDPVPIRIELHVSRNILDELGFPRTPTTTTATTINHSLLLSADTARAKAKLSPILSGVGIPTNFHAPLIDDISSHSWNLSSIERCPIHRLPKVPAIVVHIPVDELEANGVEEIGGELMFVDAFVTVPATVSSIEALEKVVVLDDGGGGGGVSGLMDQCAICFEELVGGSEASRMPCSHVYHGDCIVRWLRTSHFCPVCRYKMPAIFDCLI; encoded by the coding sequence ATGCCAAGACATACACATTGGTCTATAGAAGAGACATATCGATACTTCTGCGAGGAACGACCACTACCTTGTGATGATCCGGTTCCGATTCGAATCGAGCTACATGTTAGCCGTAATATACTAGACGAGCTCGGCTTCCCAAGAACACCAACAACgacaacagcaacaacaattAATCACTCCCTACTACTATCTGCAGATACCGCAAGAGCAAAAGCAAAACTCTCGCCCATACTTTCTGGCGTCGGAATCCCGACAAACTTTCATGCTCCTCTCATTGACGACATATCCTCCCATTCCTGGAATTTGAGCTCCATTGAAAGATGCCCTATACATCGCCTTCCCAAAGTGCCCGCCATTGTTGTGCATATTCCAGTCGATGAACTCGAGGCCAATGGGGTTGAGGAGATTGGAGGTGAGCTGATGTTCGTTGACGCGTTCGTGACTGTGCCCGCGACCGTGTCCTCCATCGAGGCGCTGGAGAAAGTGGTAGTTCTTgatgacggtggtggtggtggtggtgtttcgGGGTTGATGGACCAGTGTGCGATCTGTTTCGAGGAGTTGGTTGGCGGGTCCGAAGCCAGTCGGATGCCGTGTTCGCATGTTTATCACGGTGACTGCATTGTCCGGTGGTTGAGAACGAGCCACTTCTGTCCGGTGTGCCGCTATAAGATGCCAGCAATATTTGATTGCCTTATTTAA